The sequence below is a genomic window from Acetivibrio clariflavus DSM 19732.
GATACGAGCATTGTAAAAGAAGTACTTAACGGTTATACATTAGATGCGATCGTTAAGTATAATAATAAAAATTACCGTGTTATAAGGGTTTTGGGAAACAGTGAAGAAATATTTGTCAATAATGACCCGCCTAAGACCTTAGGAGAGTATAAAGATTTTTTTAATATTAAGAGATCCAGGGTAAGCAAGCAAATACTTGTAAGTAGGAAATTGAGTGAAATTGGCCATAGAAAGCATCCTAATAAAGATGATGTTGTTGATTTTATTTATTTTTTGGGATTGGAAAATTTGGTTGAGAGTATTGAAAAAATTTATGAATTCCAGGATTCGATAAAAGTACATAAACAGAGTAAACAAGAATTACTTAAATTTTATGATGACAATATAGATGTAAAGGAAATCGATGAGGAAATATATTTTATTGATAAAGAGGTAGAGAGACTGACTGGGGAGTTGGAAGATATCTCTGCCAAGATTAAAAAAATTGAGATAGCTGATATACAGACAAATATAGTTGAAGAGTTCGCTGAGAAAAATAAGCTTTTAAAATCGTTAAGCGGTGAACTGGAAAGATTAAGGATTGAAAGGGAAAGAATTGAGGAGTTTTTGGAGAATTCCAATAAAATAGATGTAACCAGCGAGCACATACTGAAAATATATGAAAAGGCTAAGATGGAAGTGCCTGAATTGGTTAAGAAAAAGGTTGCGGATGTTGAATTGTTCCACCAGAAGGTCTATGAAGAAAGAAAAGAATTTCTTGGGAATAAAATAAAGGAAATAAATAAGAGAATGTCAGAATTAAAAAAGGAAATAAATGATTTATCAACAGATATTAATAAATTGGGTGAGATTATATCACTAAATGAAGTTTATGAAGAGTCAATAGCCTTATATGAAAAATACAGTAAAGAATTGCAGGAATTAAAGTATAAAGAGGGTAAGTTATCTCAAATAAAAGCTTTAGACGAAAGAATAGCTGAAGAGGATTTGAAACTGACGGCAGAATTTGAAAATGCCGGAAAAATAATAAAGGAATATAACGAAAGAATAAGTGAATTCCGTGATTTTGTATATGATATAACGAAATCAATCTATGATGAGGATGTAAATTCGTATTTTGATATAAAAATCATTAAAAAACATCAGAAGACCAGACCGGTTTCTATTGAATTAACTTTAAGGGGAGATACCGGGGAAGGTGTAAATGAAGTAAGAAAAAATATAATAGATTATTTAATCCTAAAGTTTAGTGATGTTTCTGATATATTAGTTCAGGATTCGGCTTGCTTTAATGGAATTGACCCAAGACAAGTTGCCGGTATGATATTAGTAGCAGCCAAAATAGCCAGGGAAAAGAAAAAGCAAGTGATTATAGCAATAAATAAATATCAGTTGGGAGATTATAAAGATATTATAGATATGGTAGTTGAAAACAGAGCGATTATATTATCCGAGAATGATAAGTTGTTAAAATTTGATTTTTAGTATGAGTGTTGATATGACTATTGGTTATTGAAGGTGAAGATATGAGAGAAGGATATAAAAAAACAGAGTTAGGAGAAATACCTGTTGAGTGGGAAGTGAAGAAGTTAAAAGATATAGTTATTGGAAAAGGAGAATATGGTATTGGAGCATCAGCTACAGAATATGTTGAAGGAAAGCCAAGATATTTAAGAATATCTGATATTGGCGATAATGGTGAATTATTGAAAGAAGATATCAAGGGATTAGAAGAAGATAATTATTTCAAGTACTTGTTAGAGGAAAATGATATTGTTTTTGCTCGTACTGGTAATACAACTGGTAAATCATATTTATATCACAAAAAGGATGGCGAACTAGTATATGCAGGTTTTTTAATTCGATTTAAGATTAATAGTAGCATTATGGACTCTAGGTTTGTAAAATATTATACACAGTGTAAAAAGTATTGGGATTGGGTTAAGACTGTTTCTACAAGAAGTGGTCAACCAGGGATCAATAGTAAACAGTATTCTGAGTTAAATATTCCAATTCCCCCACTGAAAGAACAACAAAAAATAGCAGATATCTTGTCTACTGTAGATAGACTAATAGAACAAACTGATGCTTTGATTGAAAAGACAAAAGAATTGAAAAAAGGATTAATGCAGAGGTTATTGACAAAAGGAATTGGGCATACGGAGTTTAAAAAGACGGAAATAGGAGAGATACCTGTTGAATGGGAAGTAAAAAAGTTGAAAGAGATTGGAGAAATTGTAACTGGTAATACTCCAAAAACATCTGAGCCCGAAAATTACGGAAATGAATATTTGTGGGTTTCCCCAGCAGATATGGGTGAACACAAATATATTTATAAAACTAATAAAATGTTGTCTTTTATCGGTTTTAATAAAACAAGAAAAATTCCTAAAGGAAGTATTCTTGTTACATGTATAGGTTCAACAATTGGGAAAATTGGAATTGCATCAGAAGAATTAAGTACAAATCAACAGATTAATTCTTTAATTTGCAATGTTAAATATAATAATGAATATGTTTATTATGCAATAAGTTATAACTTTAAAAAATATATTAGTTTTATTTCAATACAGGCAGTTCCTATAATTAATAAAACAGTTTATTCAGAATTTATGATACCTATTCCACCTAAGGAGGAACAAGATAGAATAGCGAATATTCTATCAGAAATTGATATAAAAATCGAAAATTATAATGTAAAAAAACAAAAACTTCAAACCTTAAAACAAGGCCTTATGCAGAAATTGCTGACAGGCAAAATTAGAGTAAAAGTATCATAGGGGGCGACAGCATGTCTTATCTCGGGAATGAGGAAACACTTGTGGAATTGCCGGCAATCCGATATTTGCAGTACAAACTGGGGTACGAGTTTATTCATGGTGATTTATTGACTCCCGAAAAGGGAGAAAGAGATTCCTATACAGAGGTAATCCTTGTCAACAGGCTTGAAAGAGCACTGAAAAGGATCAATCCGTGGATGAACATAGACAGCATAAACAAAGCCATTCGCTATCTGACAAGACCTGAAAACTTAGGAGCAAGCCTGCTTGAGATAAATGAAAAGATTTACGATGCAATGGTTAACTTAAACTATGCGTTGGAACAGGCTGTAGGCGGAAGCAGGCAGAAGAAATTCCATACTGTAAAGTTTATTGACTGGGATAATATCGACAACAATGAGTTTTTGGTTACAAGGCAATTCAAAGTCCATGGCCCCAGTGAAAAAATCATTCCCGATATTGTTATATTCATAAACGGTATACCGGTTTTGGTAATTGAGTGCAAGTCTCCCTTTTTGGAAAAAAACAAGAATGAGAATATGGGTAAGTATGAAGCTTTTACCCAGCTCAGAAGATATATGAATCTAAGGGATTCAAATGTTTTAGAAGGTGCTCCGAGACTCTTCTATACCAACTTTTTTACCTGTATTCTAAATAAATATCACGGTTATATAGGTACCATTAGTTCCGGATACGGACACTACCTTGAGTGGAAAGACCCTTATCCTTTTACAAAAAATCAGATTGACGACGTTGAAAACAGCGGGCAGAATATTTTGCTTCAGGGAGTATTGGAAAAGAACAATCTGATTGACATTATGAGGAACTTTATTTTGTTTGAGGCTGATGAGGAGTCGGGAACGAGGATTAAAAAGATCTGTAGATACCAGCAGTTCAGAGCAGTAAACAAGGCATTACAAAGATTGGTCAACGGTAAGGACGCCCTGTCTCGCGGAGGAGTTATATGGCACACCCAGGGTTCGGGAAAATCCCTTACAATGGTGTTCCTTGCCCGAAAAATCAGAAGGACTCCCGAGTTGGTTGATGCCACTATTGTAGTTGTTACCGACAGGATTGATTTGGATAAGCAAATATACAATACGTTTGTCAGAACCCTTTCAAGTATTACCACACCAGTAAGGGCTGAAAGTGTAGCACAAATGAAAGAATTACTGTCCCAAGGACAGCCACAGATTATAATGACGACAATTCAAAAGTTCCAGAGTGAAAAAGACGATAAGGAAATATTGAAGGACAGTAAGCAAGAATTTGCTCTGGTATTTGAAAAAGAGCTTCCTGTATTGACCCCTAAATCCAATGTAATTGTTCTTGCTGATGAAGCTCACAGAAGCCAATATAAAGGCATGGCTAAGAATATGAGGGATGCTCTTCCTAATGCTGCATTTCTCGGTTTTACAGGAACTCCTATTGACAGGTAGGACAAGTCCACACCGAGAACCTTCGGCTCATATATAGACAAATATACCATTCAGCAAGCGGTGGAGGACGGAGCAACGGTAAAGATTGTGTATGAGGGAAGAAAACCGGAACTTCAAATAAAGGCGGACACGCTTGAGGAACTGTTCAACCAAGCCTTTGAAGACAAAACAGAAGAGGAAAAGGAAGCTATTAAACAAAAGTATGTAAACAGAACTACCG
It includes:
- a CDS encoding DUF2326 domain-containing protein — encoded protein: MKILNLKIRDRDDNIVRDIDFCEEGISFIYGDIQAPENKRATINSLGKTLLIKFIDYIYGANEDTSIVKEVLNGYTLDAIVKYNNKNYRVIRVLGNSEEIFVNNDPPKTLGEYKDFFNIKRSRVSKQILVSRKLSEIGHRKHPNKDDVVDFIYFLGLENLVESIEKIYEFQDSIKVHKQSKQELLKFYDDNIDVKEIDEEIYFIDKEVERLTGELEDISAKIKKIEIADIQTNIVEEFAEKNKLLKSLSGELERLRIERERIEEFLENSNKIDVTSEHILKIYEKAKMEVPELVKKKVADVELFHQKVYEERKEFLGNKIKEINKRMSELKKEINDLSTDINKLGEIISLNEVYEESIALYEKYSKELQELKYKEGKLSQIKALDERIAEEDLKLTAEFENAGKIIKEYNERISEFRDFVYDITKSIYDEDVNSYFDIKIIKKHQKTRPVSIELTLRGDTGEGVNEVRKNIIDYLILKFSDVSDILVQDSACFNGIDPRQVAGMILVAAKIAREKKKQVIIAINKYQLGDYKDIIDMVVENRAIILSENDKLLKFDF
- a CDS encoding restriction endonuclease subunit S, producing the protein MREGYKKTELGEIPVEWEVKKLKDIVIGKGEYGIGASATEYVEGKPRYLRISDIGDNGELLKEDIKGLEEDNYFKYLLEENDIVFARTGNTTGKSYLYHKKDGELVYAGFLIRFKINSSIMDSRFVKYYTQCKKYWDWVKTVSTRSGQPGINSKQYSELNIPIPPLKEQQKIADILSTVDRLIEQTDALIEKTKELKKGLMQRLLTKGIGHTEFKKTEIGEIPVEWEVKKLKEIGEIVTGNTPKTSEPENYGNEYLWVSPADMGEHKYIYKTNKMLSFIGFNKTRKIPKGSILVTCIGSTIGKIGIASEELSTNQQINSLICNVKYNNEYVYYAISYNFKKYISFISIQAVPIINKTVYSEFMIPIPPKEEQDRIANILSEIDIKIENYNVKKQKLQTLKQGLMQKLLTGKIRVKVS